TCAGGGCGGCGACCACGGCTCGGTTATTTCCGATGCATTGGGTCGCCTCTCACCGCCCGGACTCCTGGGGATTCACCTGAACATGCCGGCGACCGTGCCGCCGGAGCTGGTCAAGCCGATCAACAGTGGCGATCCGGCGCCCGACGGGCTGAGTGAACCCGAGCGTAACGCCTATAACGCCCTCAGCACTTTCTTCGGTCGCAACGCTGCCTACGGCGCCATGATGGTGACCCGGCCGCAGACCATCGGCTATCTGCTGGCCGATTCGCCGGCCGGCAGTGCGGCGTGGATGTATGAAAAATTTGCAGCCTGGACCGACAGTGACGGCCACCCGGAGCGCGTGCTCAGCCGTGATGAAATGCTCGACGACATCAGCCTGTACTGGCTGACCAACACGGGTGCGGCGTCCTCGCGTTTCTATTGGGAGAACAACAACAATAACTTCAGCGCCGCCGCGCAGAAGACCAGCGCCATCAAGGTGCCGGTGGCGATCACGGTGTTCCCGCATGAAATCTACCGCGCGCCGAAAGTCTGGGCGCAGCGTGCGTACCCATCGCTCTCCTATTACAACGAGGTCAGCAAGGGCGGCCATTTCGCCGCGTGGGAACAACCGCAACTGTTCAGCGAAGAACTGCGCGAGGCGTTCCGCCCCCTGCGGGCTGCGGTTCAGACAACCTCGCATTGAAGCTATCCATCACCGGACCAATCGGGGCCGCGCCAGCGCGGTTCCCTCAGGAGACGCATCATGAATAACCTCTCGTTGAATCACTCAGCAGCAGGGCATCGCGGTTTGCTCGCCCGATCCATTCTGGCGATCGCCTTGCTGCAAGCGGGCCTGTTGAGCCTGGTACCCGCGACAGCGTCTGCCGCTGAGGTGGCCGCAGGGAAAATCCCGGCCATTACCGCCGGCAGCAACGTTTCCTTCGGGCCGCTGAAGCACGTCAAGGCCGGACTTCTGGATGTCGCCTACGCCGAAGTGGGCCCGGCCGATGGTCCGGTGGTCATTCTGCTGCACGGCTGGCCCTACGATATTCACAGTTACGCCGATGTGGCGCCGGCGCTGGCGCAGAAGGGCTATCGGGTCTTGATTCCTTATGCGCGCGGTTATGGCGACACTCGATTTCTGTCCGCCAAGACCGTGCGCAACGGCCAGCCAGCCGCGTTGGCCAGTGATCTGATCGATTTCATGGATGCGCTGCACATCAAACAAGCCGTCCTTGGTGGCTATGACTGGGGCGCACGTACCGCTGACATTGTTGCGGCGTTGTGGCCTGAGCGAGTCAAGGCACTGGTGGCGGTCAGCGGTTATCTGATCGGCAGCCAGGACGCTGGCAAGGCACCGTTGCCGCCCGCTGCGGAATTGCAGTGGTGGTATCAGTTCTATTTCGCCACCGAACGCGGGCGCGTGGGTTATGAAAAGAACACCCACGATTTCGCCAGACTCATCTGGAAACTGGCCTCGCCGCAGTGGAATTTCGACGACGCCACTTATGATCGCAGCGCCGCAGCGCTACAGAATCCGGATCACGTCGCGGTGTCGATTTTCAACTATCGCTGGCGTTTGGGATTGGTCCAGGGCGAGGCCAGATACGATGCGCTGGAGAAAAAGCTCGCGGCTTTCCCGTCCATCAGCGTACCGACCATCACTATGGAAGGTGACGCCAATGGCGCTCCCCATCCGCCGGCCGAGGCCTACGCCAAGCGTTTTACCGGCAAATACGAATACCGCTTGATCAGCGGTGGCGTTGGCCACAACTTGCCGCAAGAAGCACCGCAAGCCTTTGCACAGGCCGTAATCGATGCCGATCATCTTTGAGAACGAAGGATGGCCACGATGAAGCTCAAGACTTTGGCCGCGCTATCAACGACCGTCACAGCTGTCGTGGCGATCGCAGCCGGTATCGCCATCGCCGACGACACTCGCGGCGACGCTTCGCCCATCTACGGCGTGAAACTGCCGGAGCACTATCGACTCTGGCCGCTGATCGCACCCGCTCAAGAGGCAGCGCCTCTGGATGAACTGCGTGCAGTGGTGGGCAATGACCGGGCGATCAAGGCGTACCAGCAATCGACGCTGCCATTTCCTGACGGCACGGTGCTGGTCAAGCTCGCCTGGAAACACGTGCAGTCACCAGAGTTCGAGCCGGCGTCGATACCTGGCGCGGCCACGACCGTGCAGGTGATGGTCAAAGACTCGAAAAAATATGCCGCCACCGGCGGTTGGGGCTTCGGTCGGTTCATCGACGGCAAACCGGCCGATGAAGCCCAGCACCAGACCTGCTTCGCCTGCCATCAGGCGCGGGTGCGTGATCACGATTTCGTTTTCACGCGATTTGCGCCCTGATCGCGTTAAACCCTGAACCTTCGCACAGAGAGAACGCCGATGCTTTTACATCTATCGACCTGGACAGAAATCGAACAATTTCTCAAGCGCAGCCGCACCGTGGTCATCCCGATCGGTTCCAACGAGCAGCACGGTCCCACCGGATTGCTGGGGACTGACTGGATGTGCCCGGAAATCATTGCCCATCAGGCGCAACAGAGCGCCGACATCCTGATTGCGCCGACCTTCAATATCGGCATGGCCCAGCATCATTTGGGCTTCCCCGGCACCATTTCGCTACGGCCGTCGACGTTCATCGCGGCGATCGGTGACTGGACGCGTTCGCTGGCGGCCCATGGCTTTGAAAAAATCTTCTTCCTCAATGGCCATGGCGGCAATGTCGCTTCGATTGAAGCGGCATTTTCCGAGTTGTACGCCGAGGCCAGTTTCGCCCGACGCTCGGCGGGTTTTGCCTTGAAGTTGTGTAACTGGTGGGATCTGGAGGGGGTCAATGACCTGGCACGCGATCAGTTCCCGACAGGCCACGGCGT
This genomic interval from Pseudomonas koreensis contains the following:
- a CDS encoding epoxide hydrolase family protein — translated: MRVASPLITWRRRVRAGIFGFATLAASCGAWAASTAAEQPGTSVAAAQAQAIRPYRIHVDEAQLTDLRKRIADTRWPDKETVNDDSQGVQLAQVKELVKYWGNGYDWRKAEAKLNALPEFVTTIDGVDIQFIHVRSRNPNAMPLILTHGWPGSQFEFLSAIGPLTDPTAYGGRAEDSFDVVIPSIPGHGFSGKPTELGWGPDRVAKAWDVLMKRLGYSHYVSQGGDHGSVISDALGRLSPPGLLGIHLNMPATVPPELVKPINSGDPAPDGLSEPERNAYNALSTFFGRNAAYGAMMVTRPQTIGYLLADSPAGSAAWMYEKFAAWTDSDGHPERVLSRDEMLDDISLYWLTNTGAASSRFYWENNNNNFSAAAQKTSAIKVPVAITVFPHEIYRAPKVWAQRAYPSLSYYNEVSKGGHFAAWEQPQLFSEELREAFRPLRAAVQTTSH
- a CDS encoding alpha/beta fold hydrolase; the protein is MNNLSLNHSAAGHRGLLARSILAIALLQAGLLSLVPATASAAEVAAGKIPAITAGSNVSFGPLKHVKAGLLDVAYAEVGPADGPVVILLHGWPYDIHSYADVAPALAQKGYRVLIPYARGYGDTRFLSAKTVRNGQPAALASDLIDFMDALHIKQAVLGGYDWGARTADIVAALWPERVKALVAVSGYLIGSQDAGKAPLPPAAELQWWYQFYFATERGRVGYEKNTHDFARLIWKLASPQWNFDDATYDRSAAALQNPDHVAVSIFNYRWRLGLVQGEARYDALEKKLAAFPSISVPTITMEGDANGAPHPPAEAYAKRFTGKYEYRLISGGVGHNLPQEAPQAFAQAVIDADHL
- a CDS encoding cytochrome P460 family protein, yielding MKLKTLAALSTTVTAVVAIAAGIAIADDTRGDASPIYGVKLPEHYRLWPLIAPAQEAAPLDELRAVVGNDRAIKAYQQSTLPFPDGTVLVKLAWKHVQSPEFEPASIPGAATTVQVMVKDSKKYAATGGWGFGRFIDGKPADEAQHQTCFACHQARVRDHDFVFTRFAP
- a CDS encoding creatininase family protein; translation: MLLHLSTWTEIEQFLKRSRTVVIPIGSNEQHGPTGLLGTDWMCPEIIAHQAQQSADILIAPTFNIGMAQHHLGFPGTISLRPSTFIAAIGDWTRSLAAHGFEKIFFLNGHGGNVASIEAAFSELYAEASFARRSAGFALKLCNWWDLEGVNDLARDQFPTGHGVHATPSEIAVTQWAYPHAIKSADYSPQIANWGPIREAADFRHRHPDGRMGSDPAQASPEKGRQLVEMAARGLVREVQAFSQETMPG